A genomic window from Zootoca vivipara chromosome Z, rZooViv1.1, whole genome shotgun sequence includes:
- the RNF183 gene encoding E3 ubiquitin-protein ligase RNF183, with amino-acid sequence MAEKQVQGQEAECPICWNPYDNTFRTPKVLQCQHSFCIECLAHLSLVSPAQNRLQCPLCRHLTVLPSDQPVTELPTNEAILRLLRLEPNHIILEGRQLCLKEQRKSRYFLRQPRVYTLDLGPVTDPSIESYREQSRPASTTTAATTLPNRHRSPMWVCACNPQLRIFTYLMAVILSVTLLLIFSIFWTRQFFWGWG; translated from the coding sequence ATGGCTGAGAAGCAGGTCCAGGGGCAGGAGGCTGAATGCCCCATCTGCTGGAACCCTTACGACAACACTTTCCGCACCCCCAAGGTCCTTCAGTGCCAACATTCCTTCTGCATTGAGTGCCTGGCTCATCTCAGCTTGGTGTCCCCGGCCCAGAACCGCTTGCAGTGCCCACTCTGCCGCCACCTTACCGTCCTCCCTTCCGACCAGCCCGTCACTGAGCTGCCCACCAATGAGGCCATCTTGCGCCTGCTGCGCCTGGAGCCCAACCACATCATCCTGGAAGGCCGGCAGCTGTGCTTGAAGGAGCAGCGCAAGAGCAGGTACTTCCTCCGCCAGCCCAGGGTCTACACCTTGGACCTGGGCCCAGTGACAGATCCCAGCATTGAGAGCTACCGTGAGCAAAGCCGCCCGGCTAGCACCACCACTGCCGCCACAACCCTGCCCAACCGCCACCGCTCCCCCATGTGGGTGTGTGCCTGCAACCCCCAGCTCCGGATTTTCACCTACCTGATGGCTGTCATCTTAAGCGTGACTTTACTACTCATCTTCTCCATCTTTTGGACCAGGCagttcttttgggggtgggggtga